TCGACAGGTCGCAGCGACCTCGAGCCGTTCTGGCCTTCCCGTCAGGATCACGATTTCGACCGGGTGTGTTGCCGCGCGAAGAACGCGCCGGCCCTCTAAAGCCTTCCGGAACCTCTGCTCCAGACCTTCCCGAAGGCCTTCGGTCTGCGCGGTACGACGACGACGTACGTCTCCTGCCGACTCTCCGCGTGAAAGAGCTGACCACTCATGGCGAACACCCGTTCCCTCTCCACCGCCACCTCCGCTGCGACCGCCCACCGCCCCTACCCGCCCAGTACGAACCCCAGCCCCCGCCACCGGCTGCGCGCCGTCGACCGGGACGAGGTCGCCCGCGTGGTGGACTTCCTGCCGCCCGGCGCCACCTGGCTGCCCGCGCCGCAGCACACCGTGCCGACCCTGCCGGGCCAGCCGCCGATGGTCGGCTACCTGGTGCTCGTACCGGCCGACCACCAGCAGCCGCCGCTCACGCTCGCGCCGGCCCCGTTCGCCACGGCCGCCTTCGGCCCGGGAGCCCCCGCCTCCCCCTCCGCCGCAGCCCCGGCCATCACGGGCGACGCGCTCGTGCGGATCGACTCCGAGCAGCGCACGGCGGAGGTCGACGGCGAGGTGCTGGACCTGACGTACCTGGAATTCGAGCTGCTGGCGCACCTGGTGGCGCAC
This is a stretch of genomic DNA from Streptomyces sp. NBC_00536. It encodes these proteins:
- a CDS encoding winged helix-turn-helix domain-containing protein is translated as MANTRSLSTATSAATAHRPYPPSTNPSPRHRLRAVDRDEVARVVDFLPPGATWLPAPQHTVPTLPGQPPMVGYLVLVPADHQQPPLTLAPAPFATAAFGPGAPASPSAAAPAITGDALVRIDSEQRTAEVDGEVLDLTYLEFELLAHLVAHPHRVHSRDQLVTTVWGYGHVGDGRTVDVHIARLRRKLGVAHRGAIQTVRRVGYKYAP